In a genomic window of Curtobacterium flaccumfaciens pv. betae:
- a CDS encoding DarT ssDNA thymidine ADP-ribosyltransferase family protein, with translation MTDECIHGFPTELCDICAPRQREASEIPATPAPRRTRITTNLRVDPPASGPGTSLRSPTSLRSSSADLPEAREFAALRAHHVTHIDNLDGIVGAGAILASDQAEPVVDVSSAETRAARAEAEAPDGSSIAGHVPFTLSPDATRWDELRTGADGERWSDAARRTRAIDYVVLVVPVSAFGASVIVADQDADADDVRFAVGPDAGTNLIRRTDFTDPEMHGLELLAGPSVPFTSVAVIGVPNDKARQTVRAVLADHGGHAPRVAVFPPWFVPPVTAE, from the coding sequence GTGACCGACGAGTGCATCCACGGATTCCCCACCGAGCTCTGCGACATCTGCGCACCCCGGCAGCGCGAGGCGTCGGAGATCCCAGCCACCCCGGCCCCCCGCCGGACCCGCATCACCACCAACCTGCGCGTCGACCCGCCGGCCTCCGGCCCCGGGACGTCGCTCCGGTCGCCGACGTCGCTCCGTTCGTCGTCAGCCGACCTGCCCGAGGCACGTGAGTTCGCAGCGCTCCGCGCCCACCACGTGACCCACATCGACAACCTCGACGGCATCGTCGGTGCCGGGGCGATCCTGGCGTCCGACCAGGCCGAGCCGGTCGTGGACGTCAGTTCCGCCGAGACCCGTGCCGCCCGCGCCGAGGCCGAGGCCCCCGACGGCTCCTCGATCGCCGGCCACGTGCCGTTCACGCTGTCGCCCGACGCCACCCGCTGGGACGAGCTCCGCACGGGCGCCGACGGTGAGCGCTGGTCGGACGCCGCCCGCCGTACCCGGGCGATCGACTACGTCGTGCTCGTCGTGCCGGTCTCGGCGTTCGGTGCCTCGGTGATCGTCGCCGACCAGGACGCCGACGCCGACGACGTCCGGTTCGCCGTCGGCCCGGACGCCGGCACGAACCTGATCCGCCGCACCGACTTCACGGACCCCGAGATGCACGGCCTCGAGCTGCTCGCCGGTCCGAGTGTGCCGTTCACGTCGGTCGCGGTCATCGGCGTGCCGAACGACAAGGCCCGGCAGACCGTCCGCGCCGTGCTCGCCGACCACGGCGGACACGCTCCGCGAGTGGCCGTCTTCCCGCCGTGGTTCGTGCCCCCGGTGACCGCCGAGTGA
- the rplD gene encoding 50S ribosomal protein L4: protein MATTTATTIDVLDASGAKSGTVELPAALFDVETNVPLIHQVVTAQLAAARQGTHKTKNRGEVRGAGRKPFKQKGTGRARQGSVRAPEHTGGGVVHGPTPRDYSQRTPKKMIAAALLGSLSDRARGGRISAVEGFVAAELPSTKTARTLLEKVAPVKNVLVVLETDDELTLKSIRNLSNVHALSYGQLNAYDVLRSDAVVFSKSALDAFIASKTAKEITA, encoded by the coding sequence ATGGCCACCACGACCGCAACCACGATCGACGTCCTCGACGCATCGGGTGCCAAGTCCGGCACCGTCGAGCTCCCCGCAGCTCTCTTCGACGTCGAGACCAACGTCCCGCTGATCCACCAGGTGGTCACCGCGCAGCTCGCAGCCGCGCGTCAGGGCACCCACAAGACCAAGAACCGCGGCGAAGTCCGCGGTGCCGGTCGCAAGCCGTTCAAGCAGAAGGGCACCGGCCGCGCCCGTCAGGGTTCCGTCCGTGCTCCGGAGCACACCGGCGGTGGCGTCGTCCACGGACCGACCCCGCGCGACTACTCGCAGCGCACCCCGAAGAAGATGATCGCCGCTGCTCTGCTCGGCTCGCTCTCGGACCGCGCCCGCGGTGGCCGCATCTCCGCTGTGGAGGGCTTCGTCGCGGCTGAACTGCCGTCGACCAAGACCGCCCGCACGCTCCTCGAGAAGGTCGCGCCCGTCAAGAACGTGCTCGTCGTGCTCGAGACGGACGACGAGCTGACGCTCAAGTCGATCCGCAACCTGTCGAACGTCCACGCGCTCTCGTACGGCCAGCTCAACGCCTACGACGTGCTGCGTTCGGACGCTGTCGTCTTCAGCAAGAGCGCCCTCGACGCCTTCATCGCGTCGAAGACCGCGAAGGAGATCACCGCATGA
- the rplB gene encoding 50S ribosomal protein L2 has protein sequence MAIRNYKPTTPGRRGSSVADFAEITRSTPEKSLLRPLPKTGGRNSSGRITTRHIGGGHKRQYRVIDFRRSDKDGVDAKVAHIEYDPNRTARIALLHYVDGTKRYIIAPNKLKQGDVIEQGPGADIKPGNNLPLRNIPVGTVVHAIELRPGGGAKMARSAGASVRLVAKDGPYAQLRLPSGEVRNVDARCRATIGEVGNAEQSNINWGKAGRMRWKGVRPTVRGVAMNPVDHPHGGGEGKTSGGRHPVSPWGQSEGRTRKPNKPSDKLIVRRRNAGKKRK, from the coding sequence ATGGCTATTCGTAACTACAAGCCGACGACCCCCGGTCGTCGCGGCTCGTCGGTCGCAGACTTCGCTGAGATCACCCGTTCGACTCCGGAGAAGTCCCTGCTTCGTCCGCTGCCGAAGACCGGTGGTCGCAACAGCTCCGGCCGTATCACCACGCGTCACATCGGTGGTGGCCACAAGCGCCAGTACCGCGTGATCGACTTCCGTCGCTCCGACAAGGACGGCGTCGACGCCAAGGTCGCTCACATCGAGTACGACCCCAACCGCACTGCGCGCATCGCGCTCCTGCACTACGTGGACGGCACGAAGCGGTACATCATCGCGCCGAACAAGCTGAAGCAGGGCGACGTCATCGAGCAGGGCCCCGGCGCCGACATCAAGCCCGGCAACAACCTGCCGCTGCGCAACATCCCCGTGGGTACCGTCGTGCACGCCATCGAGCTCCGCCCCGGTGGCGGCGCCAAGATGGCTCGCTCCGCCGGCGCCTCGGTCCGCCTCGTCGCCAAGGACGGCCCCTACGCGCAGCTCCGTCTGCCGTCGGGTGAGGTCCGCAACGTCGACGCACGCTGCCGCGCCACCATCGGCGAGGTCGGCAACGCCGAGCAGTCGAACATCAACTGGGGCAAGGCCGGCCGCATGCGTTGGAAGGGCGTCCGCCCGACCGTCCGTGGTGTCGCCATGAACCCGGTCGACCACCCGCACGGTGGTGGTGAGGGCAAGACGTCCGGTGGTCGTCACCCGGTCAGCCCCTGGGGCCAGTCCGAGGGCCGTACGCGCAAGCCGAACAAGCCGAGCGACAAGCTCATCGTCCGTCGCCGTAACGCCGGCAAGAAGCGCAAGTAG
- the rpsQ gene encoding 30S ribosomal protein S17 has product MANEEKNSAALTRGYRKTRRGYVTSDKMDKTIVVEVEDRVKHALYGKIIRRTSKVKAHDELGTAGVGDLVVISETRPLSASKRWRLVEILEKAK; this is encoded by the coding sequence ATGGCGAACGAAGAGAAGAACTCCGCCGCCCTCACTCGCGGCTACCGCAAGACGCGTCGCGGCTACGTGACGAGCGACAAGATGGACAAGACCATCGTGGTCGAGGTCGAGGACCGCGTGAAGCACGCGCTCTACGGCAAGATCATCCGTCGCACGTCCAAGGTGAAGGCCCACGACGAGCTCGGCACCGCTGGTGTCGGCGACCTCGTCGTGATCAGCGAGACCCGTCCCCTCAGCGCGTCCAAGCGCTGGCGCCTGGTCGAGATCCTCGAGAAGGCCAAGTAG
- the rplW gene encoding 50S ribosomal protein L23 produces the protein MSGFNKDPRDVIISPVVSEKSYALIDQGKYTFIVDPRSNKTEIKLAIEKIFDVKVASINTLNRPGKTRRTKFGLGKRKDTKRAIVTLKSGSIDIFTAVG, from the coding sequence ATGAGCGGCTTCAACAAGGACCCGCGCGACGTCATCATCTCGCCGGTCGTCTCGGAGAAGAGCTACGCGCTCATCGACCAGGGCAAGTACACGTTCATCGTGGACCCCCGCTCGAACAAGACCGAGATCAAGCTCGCCATCGAGAAGATCTTCGACGTCAAGGTCGCGAGCATCAACACGCTGAACCGCCCGGGCAAGACCCGTCGCACCAAGTTCGGTCTCGGCAAGCGCAAGGACACCAAGCGCGCCATCGTGACGCTCAAGTCCGGTTCGATCGACATCTTCACGGCTGTCGGCTGA
- a CDS encoding DNA topoisomerase IB, whose protein sequence is MTRLRRSATSGRGYHRVRSGRGFSFRDPDGNTVTDPDERRRLEEFVIPPAWDDVWISPYENGHILATGTDGAGRRQYMYHPSWRERMDRIKYDRALALAESLPVARRGVTQDLRRPEPDRRRALAAAFRMLDQGSLRVGSERYATEHGSRGLSTLLCAHAHVSGDDIELDFPGKSGQEWSSSIHDHDLARVIAGMKRRGPNARLLSFRERRGAEWEPLSAEDINAYVKERAGDEFTAKDFRTLHGTVAAAVDLAKTGPQSSQAKRKKAVSHAVKAASDELGNTPTVCRQSYIDPRLLDAYDHGETIDPNRLASAEAEVRALLYRQ, encoded by the coding sequence GTGACACGCCTCCGCAGATCCGCGACCTCTGGTCGCGGCTACCACCGCGTCCGTTCCGGACGCGGTTTCTCGTTCCGCGACCCCGACGGCAACACCGTGACGGACCCGGACGAACGCCGTCGGCTGGAGGAGTTCGTGATCCCGCCGGCGTGGGACGACGTCTGGATCTCCCCGTACGAGAACGGCCACATCCTGGCGACGGGCACGGACGGCGCGGGACGCCGCCAGTACATGTACCACCCGTCCTGGCGCGAACGGATGGACCGGATCAAGTACGACCGTGCGCTGGCACTGGCCGAGTCGTTGCCGGTTGCCCGCCGCGGTGTCACGCAGGACCTCCGTCGCCCCGAGCCGGACCGCCGCCGTGCGCTGGCAGCAGCGTTCCGGATGCTCGACCAGGGGTCGCTCCGGGTCGGGTCCGAGCGGTACGCCACAGAGCACGGCAGTCGGGGACTGTCTACCCTGCTCTGCGCGCACGCGCACGTCTCCGGCGACGACATCGAGCTCGACTTCCCCGGCAAGAGCGGGCAGGAGTGGTCGTCGTCGATCCACGACCACGACCTGGCGCGGGTGATCGCGGGCATGAAGCGTCGTGGGCCCAACGCGCGGTTGCTCTCGTTCCGTGAGCGCCGCGGAGCGGAGTGGGAGCCGCTCTCGGCCGAGGACATCAACGCCTACGTGAAGGAACGTGCGGGCGACGAGTTCACCGCGAAGGACTTCCGGACCCTGCACGGGACGGTCGCGGCCGCGGTCGACCTGGCCAAGACCGGACCGCAGTCGTCCCAGGCGAAGCGGAAGAAGGCCGTCTCGCACGCGGTGAAGGCCGCCAGCGACGAGCTCGGCAACACCCCGACGGTGTGCCGACAGAGCTACATCGACCCCCGGTTGCTCGACGCGTACGACCACGGGGAGACCATCGACCCGAACCGCCTGGCGTCCGCCGAGGCCGAGGTCCGGGCACTGCTCTACCGACAATGA
- the rpsS gene encoding 30S ribosomal protein S19, translated as MPRSLKKGPFVDEHLLRKVVTQNEANTKNVIRTWSRRSMIVPNMLGHTIAVHDGRKHIPVFVTESMVGHKLGEFAPTRTFRGHVKDDKKGRRR; from the coding sequence ATGCCACGCAGTCTGAAGAAGGGCCCCTTCGTCGACGAGCACCTGCTCCGCAAGGTCGTCACGCAGAACGAGGCCAACACCAAGAACGTGATCCGTACGTGGTCGCGTCGGTCGATGATCGTCCCGAACATGCTCGGGCACACGATCGCCGTCCACGACGGCCGCAAGCACATCCCGGTGTTCGTCACCGAGTCGATGGTCGGTCACAAGCTCGGCGAGTTCGCGCCGACCCGCACCTTCCGTGGTCACGTGAAGGACGACAAGAAGGGCCGTCGCCGCTGA
- the rplN gene encoding 50S ribosomal protein L14, which translates to MIQQESRLKVADNTGAKEILTIRVLGGSGRRYAGLGDVIVATVKDAIPGGNVKKGDVVKAVIVRTKKETRRQDGSYIKFDENAAVILKADGDPRGTRIFGPVGRELRDKKFMKIISLAPEVL; encoded by the coding sequence GTGATTCAGCAGGAATCCCGCCTGAAGGTCGCCGACAACACGGGTGCCAAGGAGATCTTGACCATCCGCGTGCTCGGTGGCTCGGGTCGTCGCTACGCCGGCCTCGGTGACGTCATCGTCGCCACGGTGAAGGACGCCATCCCCGGCGGCAACGTGAAGAAGGGTGACGTCGTCAAGGCGGTCATCGTTCGCACCAAGAAGGAGACCCGTCGTCAGGACGGCTCCTACATCAAGTTCGACGAGAACGCGGCAGTGATCCTCAAGGCCGACGGCGACCCGCGCGGTACGCGCATCTTCGGTCCGGTCGGTCGCGAGCTCCGTGACAAGAAGTTCATGAAGATCATCTCGCTCGCGCCGGAGGTGCTGTAA
- the rplX gene encoding 50S ribosomal protein L24 has protein sequence MANIKKGDLVQVITGATQERGGDRGKQGKVIEVLKDKNRVVVEGVNFVTKHVRVGQTQRGSKTGGIEQHEASIHVSNVALVDPKTKKPTRVGFRTEEVEKDGVKKTVRVRYAKKSGEKL, from the coding sequence ATGGCGAACATCAAGAAGGGTGACCTCGTCCAGGTCATCACGGGCGCGACGCAGGAGCGTGGCGGCGACCGTGGCAAGCAGGGCAAGGTCATCGAGGTCCTCAAGGACAAGAACCGCGTCGTCGTCGAGGGCGTGAACTTCGTCACGAAGCACGTCCGCGTCGGTCAGACGCAGCGTGGTTCGAAGACCGGTGGCATCGAGCAGCACGAAGCCTCGATCCACGTCTCGAACGTCGCACTCGTCGACCCGAAGACGAAGAAGCCGACGCGTGTCGGTTTCCGCACCGAAGAGGTGGAGAAGGACGGCGTCAAGAAGACCGTCCGTGTCCGCTACGCGAAGAAGTCTGGTGAGAAGCTCTGA
- the rpmC gene encoding 50S ribosomal protein L29 produces the protein MAIGSKELRPTELDTFENERLADELKKAKEELFNLRFQSATGQLESHGRLRAVKRDIARIYTVLRERELGIRATPAPVETAPKAKKTTKKADKPAESTEAETAEEK, from the coding sequence ATGGCGATCGGTTCCAAGGAGCTCCGTCCGACGGAGCTCGACACGTTCGAGAACGAGCGTCTCGCTGACGAGCTGAAGAAGGCCAAGGAGGAACTCTTCAACCTCCGCTTCCAGTCGGCCACCGGCCAGCTGGAGAGCCACGGTCGTCTCCGTGCCGTCAAGCGCGACATCGCCCGCATCTACACCGTCCTCCGCGAGCGCGAGCTCGGCATCCGTGCCACTCCCGCGCCCGTCGAGACCGCCCCCAAGGCCAAGAAGACGACGAAGAAGGCTGACAAGCCGGCCGAGTCGACCGAGGCCGAGACCGCCGAGGAGAAGTAA
- the rpsJ gene encoding 30S ribosomal protein S10, protein MAGQKIRIRLKSYDHEVIDTSARKIVDTVTRAGATVVGPVPLPTEKNVIAVIRSPHKYKDSREHFEKRTHKRVIDIVDPTPKAVDSLMRLDLPADVNIEIKL, encoded by the coding sequence ATGGCGGGACAGAAGATCCGCATCCGGCTCAAGTCGTATGACCACGAGGTCATCGACACGTCGGCCCGGAAGATCGTCGACACGGTGACCCGTGCCGGTGCAACCGTGGTCGGCCCGGTGCCGCTCCCCACCGAGAAGAACGTGATCGCAGTGATCCGTTCCCCTCACAAGTACAAGGACTCGCGCGAGCACTTCGAGAAGCGCACGCACAAGCGGGTCATCGACATCGTCGACCCGACGCCGAAGGCCGTGGACTCGCTCATGCGACTCGACCTGCCGGCAGACGTCAACATCGAGATCAAGCTGTAA
- the rplV gene encoding 50S ribosomal protein L22, with protein MVESIARVRHIRVTPQKARRVIELIRGKQAHEALAILKFAPQGASEPVYKLVASAIANARVKADSTNSFLDERDLYVSRVFVDEGTTLKRFQPRAQGRAFRINKRTSHITVVLATPDEAEVAATSKKASK; from the coding sequence ATGGTGGAGTCGATCGCACGCGTGCGACACATCCGCGTCACGCCTCAGAAGGCCCGTCGCGTCATCGAGCTGATCCGCGGCAAGCAGGCCCACGAGGCCCTCGCCATCCTGAAGTTCGCCCCCCAGGGCGCTTCGGAGCCCGTGTACAAGCTGGTCGCCTCGGCGATCGCGAACGCACGGGTCAAGGCGGACTCGACGAACAGCTTCCTCGACGAGCGCGACCTCTACGTGAGCCGCGTCTTCGTCGACGAGGGCACGACCCTGAAGCGGTTCCAGCCGCGCGCCCAGGGCCGCGCCTTCCGCATCAACAAGCGCACCAGCCACATCACGGTCGTCCTCGCGACGCCCGACGAGGCCGAGGTTGCCGCGACGAGCAAGAAGGCGAGCAAGTAA
- the tuf gene encoding elongation factor Tu: protein MAKAKFERTKPHVNIGTIGHVDHGKTTLTAAITKVLHDQYPDLNEARDFAQIDNAPEERQRGITINISHVEYQTEKRHYAHVDAPGHADYVKNMITGAAQMDGAILVVAATDGPMPQTREHVLLARQVGVPYIVVALNKSDMVDDEEILELVELEVRELLGSQQFDEDAPVVQVSALKALEGDEKWVKSVQDLMAQVDEHVPDPVRATDQPFLMPIEDVFTITGRGTVVTGRVERGTLNLNAEVEIVGIRATQKTTVTGIEMFRKLLDQAVAGDNTGLLIRGLKREDVERGQVVVKPGSVTPHTEFQANAYILTKDEGGRHNPFYANYRPQFYFRTTDVTGVITLPEGTEMVMPGDTVAMTVELIQPIAMEEGLRFAIREGGRTVGAGTVEKIIK from the coding sequence GTGGCCAAGGCCAAGTTCGAGCGCACCAAGCCGCACGTCAACATCGGAACCATCGGTCACGTCGACCACGGCAAGACCACGCTCACGGCGGCGATCACCAAGGTTCTGCACGACCAGTACCCGGACCTCAACGAGGCCCGCGACTTCGCGCAGATCGACAACGCTCCCGAGGAGCGCCAGCGCGGCATCACGATCAACATCTCGCACGTCGAGTACCAGACCGAGAAGCGTCACTACGCGCACGTCGACGCCCCCGGTCACGCCGACTACGTGAAGAACATGATCACGGGTGCGGCACAGATGGACGGCGCGATCCTCGTGGTCGCCGCCACCGACGGCCCGATGCCCCAGACGCGTGAGCACGTGCTGCTCGCCCGCCAGGTCGGCGTCCCCTACATCGTCGTCGCACTGAACAAGTCCGACATGGTGGACGACGAGGAGATCCTGGAGCTCGTCGAGCTCGAGGTCCGCGAGCTCCTCGGCTCGCAGCAGTTCGACGAGGACGCTCCCGTCGTGCAGGTCTCGGCGCTCAAGGCGCTCGAGGGCGACGAGAAGTGGGTCAAGTCGGTCCAGGACCTCATGGCCCAGGTCGACGAGCACGTGCCGGACCCGGTGCGCGCCACCGATCAGCCGTTCCTGATGCCGATCGAGGACGTCTTCACGATCACCGGTCGTGGCACGGTCGTCACCGGTCGCGTCGAGCGTGGCACGCTCAACCTGAACGCCGAGGTCGAGATCGTCGGCATCCGCGCGACGCAGAAGACCACCGTCACGGGCATCGAGATGTTCCGCAAGCTGCTCGACCAGGCGGTCGCCGGTGACAACACCGGTCTGCTGATCCGTGGCCTCAAGCGCGAGGACGTGGAGCGCGGCCAGGTCGTCGTGAAGCCGGGTTCGGTCACGCCGCACACCGAGTTCCAGGCGAATGCGTACATCCTGACCAAGGACGAGGGTGGGCGTCACAACCCGTTCTACGCGAACTACCGCCCGCAGTTCTACTTCCGCACCACGGACGTCACCGGCGTCATCACGCTGCCCGAGGGCACCGAGATGGTCATGCCCGGTGACACCGTCGCCATGACGGTCGAGCTGATCCAGCCGATCGCCATGGAAGAGGGCCTCCGTTTCGCCATCCGTGAGGGTGGTCGTACGGTCGGTGCCGGTACGGTCGAGAAGATCATCAAGTAA
- the rplC gene encoding 50S ribosomal protein L3, translated as MANSTKTVKGLLGKKLGMTQVWDENNKFIPVTVIEVGPNVVTQIRNAERDGYEAIQIAAGAIDPRKVNKPAAGHFEAAGVTPRRTLTEIRTNDSAEYTLGQELTVDGTFTAGQKVDVVGTSKGKGFAGVMKRHGFHGVGASHGAHRNHRKPGSIGASSTPSRVFKGMRMAGRMGGDRVTVLNLTVHAVDAEKGLLLVKGAVPGARGRSVFVRTAVKGK; from the coding sequence ATGGCGAACTCAACCAAGACCGTCAAGGGCCTCCTCGGCAAGAAGCTCGGCATGACGCAGGTGTGGGACGAGAACAACAAGTTCATCCCCGTCACCGTGATCGAGGTCGGCCCGAACGTGGTCACCCAGATCCGCAACGCTGAGCGCGACGGCTACGAGGCGATCCAGATCGCCGCCGGCGCCATCGACCCGCGCAAGGTCAACAAGCCGGCCGCTGGCCACTTCGAGGCCGCTGGCGTGACCCCGCGTCGCACCCTCACCGAGATCCGTACCAACGACTCCGCTGAGTACACGCTCGGCCAGGAGCTCACCGTGGACGGCACGTTCACGGCGGGCCAGAAGGTCGACGTCGTCGGTACCTCCAAGGGCAAGGGCTTCGCCGGTGTCATGAAGCGCCACGGCTTCCACGGCGTCGGTGCCTCGCACGGTGCGCACCGCAACCACCGCAAGCCCGGCTCGATCGGTGCTTCCTCGACCCCGTCGCGCGTCTTCAAGGGCATGCGCATGGCTGGTCGTATGGGTGGCGACCGCGTGACCGTCCTCAACCTCACGGTGCACGCCGTCGACGCCGAGAAGGGTCTGCTGCTCGTCAAGGGCGCCGTCCCCGGTGCTCGTGGCCGCTCCGTCTTCGTCCGCACCGCCGTGAAGGGTAAGTGA
- the rpsC gene encoding 30S ribosomal protein S3: MGQKVNPYGFRLGITTDHVSHWFTDSKKAGQRYADYVAEDIKVREYLKKTLDRAGVARIELERTRDRVRVDIHTARPGIVIGRRGAEAERVRGELEKLTKKQIQLNILEVKNPETEAQLVAQGIAEQLSARVAFRRAMRKGLQGAQRAGAKGVRIQVSGRLGGAEMSRSEFYREGRVPLHTLRANIDYGFYEARTTFGRIGVKVWIYKGDITNKELAREQANQRSSRPERRGGPRGERGDRGGDRRGGDRGDRRPQQAPQDAPAGAGVEA, from the coding sequence ATGGGCCAGAAGGTCAACCCGTACGGCTTCCGTCTCGGGATCACGACGGACCACGTCTCGCACTGGTTCACCGACAGCAAGAAGGCCGGTCAGCGCTACGCCGACTACGTGGCCGAGGACATCAAGGTGCGCGAGTACCTGAAGAAGACCCTCGACCGCGCCGGTGTTGCACGCATCGAGCTCGAGCGCACCCGTGACCGTGTCCGCGTGGACATCCACACGGCTCGTCCGGGCATCGTCATCGGCCGCCGCGGCGCCGAGGCGGAGCGCGTTCGCGGTGAGCTCGAGAAGCTCACCAAGAAGCAGATCCAGCTGAACATCCTCGAGGTCAAGAACCCCGAGACCGAGGCCCAGCTCGTCGCGCAGGGCATCGCCGAGCAGCTCTCCGCTCGTGTCGCGTTCCGTCGCGCCATGCGCAAGGGCCTGCAGGGTGCACAGCGCGCCGGCGCCAAGGGTGTCCGCATCCAGGTGTCGGGCCGTCTCGGCGGCGCCGAGATGTCCCGTTCGGAGTTCTACCGCGAAGGCCGTGTGCCGCTGCACACCCTCCGCGCGAACATCGACTACGGCTTCTACGAGGCCCGGACCACGTTCGGCCGCATCGGCGTGAAGGTCTGGATCTACAAGGGCGACATCACGAACAAGGAGCTCGCTCGCGAGCAGGCGAACCAGCGTTCGTCGCGCCCCGAGCGTCGTGGCGGCCCGCGCGGTGAGCGCGGCGACCGTGGCGGCGACCGTCGTGGCGGCGACCGCGGTGACCGTCGCCCGCAGCAGGCCCCGCAGGACGCGCCGGCCGGCGCAGGAGTTGAGGCGTAA
- the rplP gene encoding 50S ribosomal protein L16, whose amino-acid sequence MLIPRRVKHRKQHHPKRSGQATGGTKVSFGDYGIQALTPAYVTNRQIESARIAMTRHIKRGGKVWINIYPDRPLTKKPAETRMGSGKGSPEWWVANVKPGRVLFELSGVSEEIAREALTRAIHKLPLKARIIKREEGDA is encoded by the coding sequence ATGCTTATTCCCCGTCGAGTCAAGCACCGCAAGCAGCACCACCCGAAGCGTTCGGGTCAGGCCACCGGTGGTACCAAGGTCAGCTTCGGCGACTACGGCATCCAGGCCCTCACCCCGGCGTACGTGACCAACCGTCAGATCGAGTCCGCTCGTATCGCCATGACGCGTCACATCAAGCGTGGTGGCAAGGTCTGGATCAACATCTACCCGGACCGTCCGCTGACCAAGAAGCCCGCCGAGACCCGCATGGGTTCCGGTAAGGGTTCGCCCGAGTGGTGGGTCGCGAACGTGAAGCCGGGCCGGGTGCTCTTCGAGCTCTCCGGCGTCAGCGAGGAGATCGCCCGTGAGGCGTTGACTCGTGCAATCCACAAGCTGCCCCTCAAGGCACGCATCATCAAGCGCGAGGAGGGCGACGCATAA